In Paenibacillus guangzhouensis, a single window of DNA contains:
- the panD gene encoding aspartate 1-decarboxylase: MLRNMMKSKLHRATVTEANLNYVGSITIDRDLMEAADLWENERVQIVNNNNGARLETYVIPGERGSGVICLNGAAARLVQPGDQVIIISYAMMTNEEAKSYEPQVVILGENNQIVSKLHQEIHATIL, from the coding sequence ATGTTGAGAAATATGATGAAATCGAAGCTGCATCGGGCGACGGTGACCGAAGCGAATTTGAATTATGTTGGAAGTATTACGATTGACCGTGATTTAATGGAAGCAGCGGATCTGTGGGAGAACGAGCGCGTACAGATCGTGAATAATAACAATGGCGCACGGTTAGAGACGTATGTTATCCCTGGTGAACGAGGCTCCGGTGTCATTTGTCTGAATGGCGCTGCGGCACGACTCGTCCAGCCAGGCGATCAGGTCATTATTATTTCTTATGCGATGATGACGAATGAGGAAGCGAAGAGCTATGAACCACAAGTTGTCATTCTAGGTGAGAACAATCAAATCGTAAGTAAGCTCCATCAGGAAATTCACGCCACGATTCTTTAA